The following proteins come from a genomic window of Microbacterium sulfonylureivorans:
- a CDS encoding family 20 glycosylhydrolase translates to MLVSQVPAASATTPANVGIIPAPQSVTTPTPCNNAVVSPTSRIVYPSGADASGFVTALAARIKSVTGLTLAKVSGVSPAAGDVVLALGTPAGTPAVNGAYTLTVDQKATLTAVDQDGLANASASLLQLLNQSLTLGCTTIADYPESDFRGLMIDLGRGYWTPAELRNMVELAHLYKVKYLQLHLTENENWMFPSTAYPLLGSQNQSGHPAYAKADLQALDAYAWARGVTIIPEIEVPGHATQMVNVYPAVFGPGTDGPYGKVINHSSSSVRAAVKTIIGEMLDVFTHSPYFHLGGDESGVSGAALPDFLNELNDYVRSRGKTSLVWEGVKPPYTDMLDSDIQIVSWDNAYYPFEQAVADGRTVINAQQSILYRVGWPWGGQNKPQSEVYTFDKFKVDGGGEVDSTSTNVVGGLLSAWGFNGGRALESMRSGIAPFSAQVWNAADETDFAEFQTRYALSNAIVPDLMSAPQVQSGVYRALDFNRLSMQLGGNGAAVDIAVDSTGNPWMLNAAGNLYRWNGSAGVLVPGPSGQPIQTMTDVAVAPNGTAAAVLGAPGTVGGPIWVRSATGVWSDAGRTGKSVAVSSNGDIWAVNTSGQIWQFDGITWVQRPGSGVTIAAGANNVVAVVSASGGIYQWQPSNGTWLTLAGSGNTQISISSEGEIWALSTAGQVWWRSASGTWTKPMWSRGAGGYDGIAVGSTNAPTGPGSQFWVLSH, encoded by the coding sequence ATGCTGGTCAGTCAGGTGCCGGCCGCGAGTGCGACGACGCCGGCGAACGTGGGGATCATTCCGGCCCCGCAGAGCGTCACGACTCCAACGCCGTGCAACAACGCGGTGGTGTCGCCGACGAGCCGGATCGTCTACCCGTCTGGCGCGGACGCGTCGGGCTTCGTCACGGCGCTGGCGGCACGGATCAAGTCCGTGACGGGCTTGACCCTCGCGAAGGTCTCGGGTGTATCCCCCGCTGCCGGTGATGTCGTGCTCGCCTTGGGAACCCCGGCCGGGACACCGGCGGTCAACGGCGCCTACACACTCACCGTCGACCAGAAGGCGACCCTGACCGCGGTCGACCAAGACGGACTGGCAAATGCCTCGGCGAGCCTGCTGCAGCTGCTGAATCAGAGCCTGACCCTCGGGTGCACGACGATCGCCGACTATCCCGAGAGCGACTTCCGGGGGCTCATGATCGATCTCGGCCGCGGCTACTGGACTCCGGCAGAGCTGCGCAACATGGTCGAGCTGGCTCACCTGTACAAGGTCAAGTACCTGCAACTCCACCTGACCGAGAACGAGAACTGGATGTTCCCGTCGACCGCATACCCCCTACTGGGGTCCCAGAACCAGAGCGGTCACCCCGCCTACGCCAAGGCCGACCTGCAGGCTCTCGACGCGTATGCCTGGGCGCGAGGCGTGACGATCATCCCCGAGATCGAAGTCCCCGGCCACGCGACTCAGATGGTCAACGTCTACCCGGCGGTGTTCGGACCAGGTACCGACGGACCGTACGGCAAGGTCATCAACCACAGCTCATCGTCGGTCCGGGCGGCGGTCAAGACCATCATCGGTGAGATGCTCGACGTGTTCACGCACTCGCCGTACTTCCACCTCGGTGGTGATGAGAGCGGAGTCAGCGGGGCTGCTCTGCCGGACTTCCTCAACGAGCTGAACGACTACGTGCGCAGTCGCGGCAAGACCTCGCTGGTATGGGAAGGCGTCAAACCGCCGTACACCGACATGCTCGACTCGGACATCCAGATCGTCAGCTGGGACAACGCCTACTACCCGTTCGAGCAGGCCGTCGCGGACGGCCGCACCGTCATCAACGCGCAGCAGAGCATTCTCTACCGCGTGGGGTGGCCGTGGGGCGGTCAGAACAAGCCGCAATCGGAGGTGTACACCTTCGACAAGTTCAAGGTCGACGGCGGCGGTGAAGTCGACTCTACGAGCACCAACGTGGTGGGCGGCCTCCTCTCGGCGTGGGGATTCAACGGCGGGAGGGCCCTGGAGTCGATGCGCAGCGGCATCGCCCCGTTCTCCGCACAAGTCTGGAACGCTGCGGATGAGACGGACTTTGCGGAGTTCCAGACGCGCTACGCGTTGAGCAATGCCATCGTGCCGGACCTGATGAGTGCTCCCCAGGTTCAGTCCGGGGTCTACCGTGCCCTCGACTTCAATCGGCTCAGCATGCAGCTCGGCGGGAACGGTGCTGCTGTGGACATCGCGGTCGACTCGACCGGCAACCCGTGGATGCTGAACGCAGCCGGAAACCTGTACCGCTGGAACGGGTCCGCAGGCGTGCTGGTGCCGGGACCGAGTGGCCAGCCGATCCAGACGATGACCGACGTGGCTGTGGCCCCCAACGGCACGGCGGCGGCAGTGCTCGGTGCTCCTGGGACCGTCGGTGGCCCGATCTGGGTGCGCAGCGCGACGGGCGTCTGGTCCGACGCAGGCCGAACAGGCAAGAGCGTCGCCGTCAGCAGCAATGGCGACATCTGGGCCGTCAATACCAGTGGACAGATCTGGCAGTTCGACGGCATCACATGGGTGCAGCGTCCCGGCTCGGGCGTCACGATCGCCGCCGGCGCCAACAACGTGGTCGCTGTCGTGAGCGCCAGTGGCGGAATCTATCAGTGGCAGCCATCGAACGGGACCTGGTTGACCCTCGCGGGTTCCGGGAATACGCAGATCTCGATCAGCAGCGAGGGCGAGATCTGGGCACTGTCCACCGCGGGCCAGGTGTGGTGGCGCAGCGCCAGCGGCACCTGGACGAAGCCGATGTGGTCGCGAGGCGCTGGCGGTTACGACGGCATCGCGGTTGGTTCCACGAACGCTCCCACGGGCCCGGGTAGCCAGTTCTGGGTGCTGAGTCACTAG
- a CDS encoding AraC family transcriptional regulator: protein MSPTTSPPSARRGSAAAPVTSDDPDVASTSERAIQDLRGVGPFLSVGRLRYLTAQDRLPEQVHPHVLVLAFPLRGDVEFVVEDRVVPVRAGEMIHISPGTPYSTSVGAQPRGEMLWLLLSTGSAASTADTAIANAVRALTTQQPHARRASELGVQLLTRVVDSEASSDALWRPWAEAMCTAAVLELVRGNERVASSGDPVHPGVARAVAWVRNHIEDEITVGDLVSEAGMSTTNFYQQFTRAFGTSPKDYVLRCKIDRAQELLREERESITSIAFRLGFSSSQQFGAAFRRYVGVTPTQFRASVESPPAGA, encoded by the coding sequence ATGTCGCCGACGACATCTCCTCCCTCCGCGAGGCGCGGCTCGGCCGCCGCACCAGTGACGTCGGACGACCCGGATGTTGCCAGCACCTCTGAACGCGCCATCCAGGATCTGAGAGGCGTTGGCCCCTTCCTCAGCGTCGGTCGGCTTCGCTACCTCACTGCGCAGGACAGACTTCCCGAGCAGGTGCATCCCCATGTCCTGGTTCTGGCGTTTCCCCTTCGCGGCGACGTCGAGTTCGTGGTCGAAGACCGGGTGGTCCCGGTGCGCGCGGGTGAAATGATCCACATTTCGCCCGGAACGCCCTACTCCACAAGCGTGGGGGCCCAGCCGCGCGGAGAGATGCTGTGGCTCCTGCTCAGCACGGGCTCCGCCGCGAGCACCGCCGATACTGCGATCGCGAACGCAGTCAGGGCTCTGACGACGCAGCAGCCGCACGCCCGACGCGCATCGGAGCTGGGCGTGCAGCTGCTCACTCGCGTCGTCGACTCGGAAGCATCTTCCGACGCGCTCTGGCGGCCCTGGGCCGAGGCGATGTGCACTGCAGCCGTTCTTGAGCTCGTTCGCGGGAACGAGCGAGTGGCGTCTTCCGGTGATCCGGTGCACCCGGGTGTCGCGCGAGCAGTGGCGTGGGTTCGGAATCACATCGAAGACGAGATCACGGTGGGCGATCTGGTTTCGGAGGCAGGAATGTCGACGACGAACTTCTACCAGCAGTTCACGCGGGCATTCGGAACCAGCCCCAAGGACTATGTGCTGAGGTGCAAGATCGATCGCGCCCAGGAGCTGCTGCGAGAGGAGCGGGAGAGCATCACATCCATCGCCTTCCGGCTGGGATTCTCGTCGAGCCAGCAGTTCGGCGCGGCATTCCGACGCTACGTCGGCGTCACCCCCACGCAGTTCCGCGCCAGTGTGGAGTCACCGCCCGCCGGCGCGTGA
- a CDS encoding SDR family NAD(P)-dependent oxidoreductase, which yields MGATPLLEDSMTLPETYAGLAGSPAIAPSGVIVVTGGAGQGIGSGISRALAAVGWTVAIADRDISAARDVARDMRSDGMDAHAVEIDVSDEESVARAFSRAIPELGSLRGLVNNAGVGLVKKLAEVSVPEWDLLHAVDLRGAFLCSRAAIPDIIRNGGGGIVNIGSVQALGPHYGYSTYAAAKAGLIGLSRGIAADHGRDGIRCSIIHPGLVDSPQNREIFAAWGDPEEWIADYIGSRQMIPRLIRPDEVGAVAAFLLSDAGQSITATEIVIDGGSSRMAFDRTGDDE from the coding sequence ATGGGTGCAACGCCACTGCTGGAGGATTCGATGACACTGCCGGAAACCTATGCCGGACTTGCGGGATCACCGGCGATCGCGCCGAGCGGGGTCATCGTGGTCACTGGCGGCGCAGGGCAGGGGATCGGCAGCGGCATCAGCCGTGCTTTGGCGGCCGTCGGGTGGACGGTGGCCATCGCTGACCGTGACATCTCCGCAGCGCGGGATGTCGCGCGGGACATGCGTAGCGATGGCATGGACGCGCACGCCGTAGAGATCGACGTCTCTGACGAAGAGAGTGTGGCTCGCGCATTCAGTCGCGCCATTCCCGAACTGGGAAGCCTGCGCGGTCTGGTGAACAACGCCGGCGTCGGCCTGGTGAAGAAGCTGGCCGAGGTGTCGGTGCCCGAGTGGGACCTTCTCCATGCGGTGGACCTGCGCGGCGCGTTCCTCTGCTCGCGCGCCGCGATTCCCGACATCATCCGCAACGGCGGCGGGGGGATCGTCAACATCGGATCCGTGCAGGCGCTCGGACCCCACTACGGGTACTCCACCTACGCAGCGGCGAAGGCCGGACTGATCGGCCTCAGCCGTGGCATCGCAGCCGATCACGGGCGTGACGGCATCCGATGCTCGATCATTCACCCCGGCCTTGTGGACAGTCCCCAGAATCGTGAGATCTTCGCGGCCTGGGGCGATCCGGAGGAGTGGATCGCCGACTACATCGGGTCGCGTCAGATGATTCCTCGACTGATTCGTCCCGATGAGGTCGGAGCAGTCGCGGCCTTCCTTCTCTCGGACGCGGGGCAGTCCATCACGGCGACCGAGATCGTGATCGATGGCGGCAGCTCGCGCATGGCATTCGACCGCACCGGAGACGACGAATGA
- a CDS encoding mandelate racemase/muconate lactonizing enzyme family protein, producing MRIEQIELIEVQVPARAGAINSPSLDKPLHKLATGADAAWTRQFDEFPKVLLVATTEDGTVGYGESLRAPDMPTLRAMARGLAGRDVAALAWQNLPLAKNREYDGFELLVLDLLAKRAGLPLASLLGGSYRSEVPVSAWSGHRTPDEAAMIAERAQRNGATTLKLKCELDDDVVEIAAAVRERCGDGFSLIFDPNERFEELRHAVKIARGLERIGNVVCLEDPLPRWDLGAYAELRARTSIPIAIHVALGYLSHGQRISDVTSAIASRAADVFNFSAGIADFLRMAHIADAAGRPYWHGSEIDLGIMEAGAVHAAAASAGATLPSDIFGRLIRETDLLRTPLSITGSAVSVPEGPGLGVELDLDAVAAHELSRELVTAVVAR from the coding sequence ATGAGAATCGAACAGATCGAGCTGATCGAGGTCCAGGTTCCGGCGCGGGCGGGCGCGATCAACTCGCCCAGCCTCGACAAGCCCCTGCACAAACTGGCCACCGGGGCGGATGCCGCTTGGACGCGGCAGTTCGACGAGTTCCCCAAGGTGCTTCTGGTCGCGACGACCGAGGACGGGACCGTCGGCTACGGCGAGTCTCTGCGCGCACCCGACATGCCCACGCTCCGCGCGATGGCCCGCGGCCTGGCCGGGAGGGATGTCGCCGCCCTCGCGTGGCAGAACCTGCCGCTGGCCAAGAACCGGGAGTACGACGGCTTCGAGCTGCTCGTCCTCGATCTGCTGGCAAAACGGGCGGGCCTGCCGCTCGCAAGCCTGCTGGGCGGCTCCTATCGGAGCGAAGTCCCCGTCAGTGCGTGGAGTGGCCATCGCACCCCTGATGAGGCCGCGATGATCGCCGAGCGCGCGCAACGCAACGGCGCGACCACGCTCAAGCTGAAGTGCGAGCTCGACGACGACGTGGTGGAGATCGCGGCGGCGGTGCGTGAGAGATGTGGAGACGGATTCTCACTGATCTTCGATCCGAACGAGCGATTCGAGGAACTCAGGCATGCCGTCAAGATCGCCCGCGGACTCGAGAGGATCGGCAATGTGGTCTGCCTCGAAGACCCGCTCCCTCGGTGGGATCTGGGCGCATATGCCGAGCTGCGGGCGCGGACGTCGATTCCCATCGCGATTCATGTGGCGCTCGGCTACCTTTCGCACGGCCAGCGGATCAGCGACGTCACGTCCGCCATCGCGAGCCGCGCAGCCGACGTCTTCAACTTCAGCGCCGGCATCGCCGATTTCCTGCGAATGGCCCACATCGCCGACGCAGCGGGGCGCCCGTACTGGCACGGGAGCGAGATCGATCTCGGAATCATGGAAGCCGGCGCCGTTCATGCCGCCGCCGCGTCCGCCGGGGCAACGCTCCCGAGCGACATCTTCGGGCGCCTCATCCGCGAGACGGACCTTCTTCGCACCCCTCTGAGCATCACCGGGTCAGCGGTGTCGGTCCCGGAGGGGCCCGGGCTCGGAGTGGAACTGGATCTCGACGCGGTTGCAGCCCACGAGCTCTCGCGCGAGCTGGTCACTGCGGTGGTGGCGCGGTGA
- a CDS encoding RidA family protein — translation MTRITPIRNATQHSSAGPYSPALAVSAGDIVVLSGQGPLDDRGAVVGADIREQTRITLDNARRILALAGADLSHVFKVNAYLADLDDWDEFNAEYVAHFPEPRPVRTTVGVKLLLGMKVEIELWAAR, via the coding sequence ATGACGCGAATCACGCCTATCCGCAACGCGACCCAGCACTCGAGCGCCGGCCCCTACTCGCCCGCCCTCGCGGTCTCGGCGGGCGACATTGTGGTCCTCAGCGGTCAGGGGCCTCTCGATGACCGCGGGGCCGTGGTCGGTGCCGACATCCGGGAACAGACGCGCATCACACTCGACAACGCCCGACGTATCCTCGCACTGGCGGGGGCGGACCTCTCGCACGTGTTCAAGGTGAACGCCTACCTCGCCGACCTCGACGACTGGGACGAATTCAACGCCGAGTACGTAGCCCACTTTCCCGAGCCGCGACCCGTGCGGACGACCGTGGGCGTGAAGCTCCTGCTCGGCATGAAGGTGGAGATCGAGCTCTGGGCGGCTCGATGA
- a CDS encoding creatininase family protein translates to MKLINSRSDQAASGPGMVALLPMGAVEQHSLHLPLGTDTLIVEAIAAAVERRLPTRVVLLPTLSVGASDHHLAMPGTISIGTQTAADHATHQCLSLAQSTGIRTFVLLNGHGGNQPACRLALEKLRAAAPGVRGFAVDYWGPMFDELDASGTARPAAMGHADAIETSILLATHPALVDMDRAVEDGYQDALPAYVTTTEGIPERTRHGGVGDPRRATATDGERYFGAAVEGIVTLIGTIVGASDSPQKERNGVDDSH, encoded by the coding sequence ATGAAGCTCATCAACTCGCGGTCCGACCAGGCGGCTTCCGGGCCCGGCATGGTAGCTCTGCTCCCGATGGGCGCCGTCGAGCAGCACTCACTCCATCTTCCGCTCGGCACCGATACATTGATCGTCGAAGCGATCGCTGCAGCCGTCGAGCGAAGGCTGCCCACAAGGGTCGTGCTCCTGCCCACACTCTCTGTCGGTGCAAGCGACCACCACCTCGCCATGCCGGGAACCATCTCAATCGGGACCCAGACTGCCGCCGATCATGCGACCCACCAGTGCCTGTCGCTCGCACAGAGCACCGGCATCCGGACCTTCGTCCTGCTGAATGGGCACGGTGGCAACCAGCCGGCCTGTCGCCTCGCGCTCGAGAAACTGCGTGCGGCGGCTCCTGGGGTTCGCGGTTTCGCAGTCGACTACTGGGGTCCGATGTTCGATGAATTGGATGCTTCCGGGACAGCCCGTCCTGCGGCCATGGGCCACGCGGACGCGATCGAGACCTCGATCCTGCTCGCGACCCATCCCGCGCTCGTCGACATGGACCGCGCCGTTGAGGACGGGTACCAGGATGCGCTGCCGGCGTACGTGACCACGACTGAGGGCATCCCGGAGCGCACCCGTCATGGCGGCGTCGGCGATCCCCGCAGGGCTACCGCGACGGACGGTGAGCGTTACTTCGGGGCAGCAGTAGAGGGCATCGTCACTTTGATCGGGACAATCGTCGGTGCGTCTGACAGTCCGCAGAAAGAAAGGAATGGCGTCGATGATTCCCACTAA
- a CDS encoding RraA family protein, which yields MRLTVRRKKGMASMIPTNDVERFAFVRESLYTPVIGDILDVLGRRHQFLDSRIRPILPSMVMVGRAMPVLIADTFGPQKQPFGRLTEALDSLRAGEVYLARSGRTECAAWGEILTATARGRGASGAVVDGFHRDTRRVLEQDWPVFSRGSFAQDAGVRASVLDYRVSLELDGVEVNPGDLIVGDVDGVVVVPRSVEDEVLELAAEKVAGESVTRQAIDSGMSSSAAWAKFGVL from the coding sequence GTGCGTCTGACAGTCCGCAGAAAGAAAGGAATGGCGTCGATGATTCCCACTAACGATGTGGAGCGGTTCGCCTTCGTACGTGAGTCCCTGTACACACCGGTCATCGGCGACATCCTGGACGTCCTTGGGCGCCGGCACCAGTTCCTCGACTCGCGGATCCGTCCGATCCTCCCTTCCATGGTGATGGTGGGCCGGGCGATGCCGGTACTCATCGCGGACACGTTCGGACCGCAGAAGCAACCGTTCGGGCGCCTCACCGAAGCGCTGGACAGCCTGCGCGCGGGCGAGGTCTACCTTGCGCGCAGTGGCCGCACCGAGTGCGCGGCGTGGGGTGAGATTCTTACGGCCACCGCGCGCGGACGCGGCGCGAGCGGCGCGGTCGTAGACGGCTTCCATCGCGACACGCGGCGTGTGCTCGAGCAGGATTGGCCGGTGTTCAGCCGGGGCTCGTTCGCGCAGGATGCCGGCGTCAGGGCATCGGTACTCGACTACCGGGTGAGTCTCGAGCTCGACGGCGTCGAAGTGAACCCTGGCGACCTCATCGTCGGTGATGTCGACGGCGTTGTCGTCGTACCCCGGTCCGTCGAAGACGAAGTGCTGGAGTTGGCCGCCGAGAAGGTCGCCGGCGAGAGTGTCACTCGACAGGCGATCGACTCGGGGATGTCGAGCTCGGCTGCGTGGGCCAAGTTCGGCGTGCTGTAG
- a CDS encoding bifunctional 4-hydroxy-2-oxoglutarate aldolase/2-dehydro-3-deoxy-phosphogluconate aldolase: MNAPPFGPRRELIPTVGALDPVHAEAFAAALTAGGVRYLEILLRDPQAWQLLDAMTSVPGIRVGAGTILDADGARRARDAGAAFLVSPGLDVDLANAIRSLDIPYIPGVATASDLMRARGAGLHHVKVFPAEQIGGSAALSALSAPFPDMQFMPSGGVDESRLTAYCALSQVFAVGGSWLIDAASLATGDFSDVTSKACSAVAIISGSEPRGE; encoded by the coding sequence GTGAATGCACCTCCCTTCGGGCCTCGCCGGGAACTGATTCCCACGGTCGGCGCGCTCGATCCTGTCCATGCCGAGGCCTTCGCAGCAGCTCTCACCGCGGGAGGAGTGCGGTACCTGGAGATCCTCCTCCGCGACCCACAGGCGTGGCAGCTGCTGGACGCGATGACGAGCGTTCCTGGCATCCGCGTGGGCGCGGGGACCATCCTCGATGCTGACGGCGCGCGCCGAGCCCGTGATGCGGGCGCCGCCTTTCTCGTGAGTCCCGGTCTTGACGTCGACCTCGCGAACGCGATCCGGTCGCTGGACATCCCCTACATCCCGGGTGTCGCCACGGCGAGCGATCTCATGCGGGCGCGGGGCGCGGGGCTTCACCACGTCAAGGTCTTCCCTGCAGAGCAGATCGGCGGGTCGGCAGCGCTGTCCGCCCTGAGCGCACCCTTTCCGGACATGCAGTTCATGCCCAGCGGTGGCGTCGACGAGAGCAGGCTGACCGCCTACTGCGCACTGAGTCAGGTCTTCGCGGTGGGGGGCTCGTGGCTCATCGACGCTGCTTCCCTCGCAACCGGCGACTTCTCGGATGTCACCTCCAAAGCCTGCTCCGCCGTCGCGATCATCTCGGGATCGGAGCCGCGCGGTGAGTGA
- a CDS encoding sugar kinase has translation MSDVLCIGEALIVFSPIDDPGLVGAQTYDASLAGAEVNVATALASAGVPVEWAGLVGSDPFGERVVHELTARDIGASYVGGVDGLPTGVYFKPRDGGGPHYYRRGSAASTFGPADVDRIAKILRPRHVHVSGVAAQASEAGLSALRHLVGARPFGDATISFDVNFRAALASDQTAEQLQRLAALSDVVFVGRDEAATLWAVADAEQIRRLLPDPRWLVVKDADKEAVEFNGAGVTRVPANHVDVIEPTGAGDAFAAGWIAAFIRGLGPGDRLSSGHEYATRVLRSTRDYATNSGA, from the coding sequence GTGAGTGACGTGCTCTGCATAGGTGAGGCGCTGATCGTCTTCTCCCCCATCGACGATCCCGGGCTCGTCGGCGCACAAACGTACGATGCGAGCCTGGCCGGAGCCGAGGTCAACGTAGCAACCGCCCTCGCATCCGCGGGTGTCCCGGTCGAGTGGGCAGGCTTGGTCGGCAGTGATCCGTTCGGTGAACGCGTGGTCCACGAACTGACCGCCCGCGACATCGGAGCGTCGTATGTCGGCGGTGTGGACGGGTTGCCAACGGGCGTCTACTTCAAGCCCCGCGATGGCGGCGGTCCGCACTATTACCGCCGGGGTTCCGCCGCCTCGACATTCGGCCCCGCCGACGTCGACCGCATCGCCAAGATCCTCAGGCCCCGGCATGTCCATGTCAGCGGCGTGGCGGCACAGGCTTCCGAGGCCGGGCTGAGCGCGCTCCGGCACCTCGTCGGGGCACGTCCGTTCGGAGATGCCACGATATCGTTCGACGTCAATTTCCGAGCCGCTCTCGCATCTGATCAGACGGCCGAACAGCTGCAACGGCTGGCCGCGCTCAGCGACGTCGTCTTCGTCGGACGAGACGAGGCCGCCACTCTGTGGGCGGTCGCGGATGCCGAGCAGATTCGCCGACTGCTCCCTGACCCGCGGTGGCTGGTGGTGAAGGATGCCGACAAGGAAGCAGTTGAGTTCAACGGCGCGGGTGTGACGCGGGTTCCTGCGAACCATGTCGACGTGATCGAGCCGACAGGTGCGGGCGATGCGTTCGCGGCAGGCTGGATCGCGGCCTTCATACGAGGACTCGGTCCCGGGGACCGATTGAGTTCGGGGCACGAGTACGCGACCCGCGTATTGCGCAGCACCCGCGACTACGCAACGAACTCGGGAGCCTAG